The Drosophila gunungcola strain Sukarami chromosome 2R unlocalized genomic scaffold, Dgunungcola_SK_2 000006F, whole genome shotgun sequence sequence CTCTACAAGCTTTGCTAGCGCTGCCACCCTTTGTTAGAACAGCATCAATGGAATGTTTTCGTAGGGCTCCATTCGGAAAGAAATGTTGGAGAAAACTGTTTTCAACGGCTGAAATTAaccataatatatataataaatactaacataaattataaattaaatgttgctTGAGTTTTAgcaatttacttttaaatacaattcgtttttacttaaaaacagTGCttggacaaaaaaaattcaaaatccaGCTTTACTTGTACCAATAACGTTTACCAACCGATTTGGAAATTCGAACCAAAACTGATCAAATAcctttaaattgtattttaaatttaatgaaccCGCTATTTACTGAGATTTTAATAATAGTATTTTCTGAACATCTGGCAGCTCTATAAAATATCACGCTTGCCAATACTAAATCCCGGTGAATGGCTACCAGCAGGTAGAGAAGAAGAAGACTCACAATAACaacgcaaaaaaaagaagaaaactcCAGTAAACTGGTAAACTTGCcgagaaaataaagaaaaaatagaaacaatgGATGCAAAGCGCGAGAGAAAGTCGTCCCTGGTATGTAGATTGAAAATCAGTTGAAACGAACGAGAAACCCCTGATCGGAGTGTGATTTTCAGGCCCCACTTTCGCCGTGTCCCATCCCGGACATTACCGATGATGACCTGGTGAGCATTTCAGTGCGGGATCTCAACCGCACACTCAAGATGCGCGGCCTGAACCGCGAGGAGATTGTCCGGATGAAGCAGCGGCGGCGCACTTTGAAGAATCGCGGATACGCAGCCAGTTGCCGCATCAAGCGGATCGAGCAGAAGGACGAGCTGGAGACCAAGAAGTCCTGCGAGTGGACGGAACTAGAGCAGATGCACGAAGACAACGAGCAAGTGCGTCGAGAGGTGGGCAACTGGAAGAACAAGTACAAGGCGCTGCTGCAGTTCGCCATTCAGAACGAGATTCCCATTCCGAGCGAGCTGGAGGGCTGCTGATTTCCCAGTCACATTCCACCTGTCTgtcaaaatttcaataaaccCCAATGAAAACACCTGTAACTAAAGTACAATAGCGAATTTTCCccttttaataaaaccaatCGACGTTCTGTATCCACTGGAACACCCTGTATTTTGCGAGCATAAACAAAACCCGTGTCGGCGTTCGCTGTGAATGCCAAACGAGCCGGGGCGCACAAGGAACACGGCCAAGAAAGCTGGTTATGTATTCACCTCGATAGCTCCTCGGTCCTGTAGTTCATCCAGCCGGACCCATGGCATTTCGCTTCTTTGGCAAGTCCCTCCTCTACGCACTGCCGCTGGGAGTCACTTTCCTGGACTGTGTTGGATATGTGGCCAGGGTGGATGGTGAGTCGTTGTCTGAGGTTCTTTTTGTGATCCAACCAAACCCGCTTGATTCGCCCGCAGGCATATCTATGCAGCCCTGCTCTCAATCCAGTGCCGGATGAGAAGGACTACGTGTTCCTGCTGCGCTGGGGCACGCACAACAGCCAGGTGGAACGCGGCGACATAATATCCCTCATCTCGCCCAAGGATCCTGCCCAGAAGATCATCAAACGCGTGGTGGGGCTGCAGGGCGACGTGGTCTCCACGCTGGGCTACAAGCACGAGATCGTGCGCGTTCCCGAGGGTCATTGCTGGGTGGAGGGCGACCACACGGGCCACTCCATGGACAGCAACACCTTCGGACCCGTGGCCCTGGGCCTGATGTCCGCGAGAGCAGTGGCCATTGTCTGGCCACCGGAACGCTGGCGGGTGCTGGAGAACGAGCTGCCACGCCGCCGGAGGCCCATCCAGGCCTCCAAGAACACCAGCAACTACTACAACTAGACTGACCACCACCTGGCGGAGGGTCTGCGCCCAAGATAGTTCCAAATGTGTACATACTTACAGAAATACCCgtatattttataatcaatTGTTGTGTTCCCGCATTCGAGGCAAGCTAGGATgttctaaattaaatatgaaagtaaaaagccaaagaaaattgcatattttaaattgatttagttattttttctgaaaaggGTGATCCCAAGATTTAGTCATACACTTACTTTCAAATGTTTTACTCGAATAAAATTAGCATGAaatttctcaaaaataataacaaatcaaGCTCTGGAAACATATAGATATTCTTGGTGAAAGGTAATTTTACttgcattttcttttgttctattcgaattttaagaaaattccTTAAAACATTACTCGATTTATTAGAATCAAGGTAACAAAGCTTAATTTACTCATGCTTTGATATTTCCTTTCACAGCagttgcattaaaaaaaaataataagctggatttttaaatttagtttggtCGAAATTGATGTATGaataatataacattaaattaaacttttacaTTACTCAGCAACGTaatataaaagcaaacaatcaagaaaaatttaagcttGACAATAATAATGTATTTGGATAGCTCCACTATACTAAAGCATTTTCCGCGACTGGATGCCGAATGCCTCCATCAGGGCAAGGGTCTGCTTCAGGGCCACTCCTGCCCGCACAATCTCGTAATAGCCCGGAGTGGCCAGGTCAATGACCGTTGAGGCCAGGCGCCGTTCTTCGGTGAGTCCAATTTGGCCGGCGTCGAATACGGCGCCCAGTTGCGGCCACAGTGAGCGGAACTCTGAGACTTCCAGGCTGCTGGGCGCACTAGAACGATTGGCGCTGGTCAGGGCCAAGGGCTGCTCATGCCACACGGCGCAGAGGTCGCGCATGAACTTGAAGTCAGGAACTGCGAATGCCGATCTTGGAGGTGCTGGGATTAAGGAACCGGTTGCTCAGCTTGGGCGTCCGCTCGATCACGATGGTCAGGGGGCCCGGGAGCAAACGAGTTAGCAGCTCGTCGCTAAGATGGGCAGCCTGACCAAAGCGACGCAGGGCAGCGATGTTGTGTACGCAAATGGCCACCGGTTTGTGCTCATCCCGGCCCTTGATCTCGTACAGCCGTTGGATGGCTGCCTCGTTGTTGGCATCGCAGGCCAGTCCATAAACGGTATCGGTGGGCAGGGCAATAACCTGTCCACTCAGCAGGCACTGACGGgccagctgaagagccgcctCATCTCCAACCGGACACACTGGAGTGTTTAGCTCACTGACTCGATGCTGCATCCTGGTCGACTTATGGTGAGCCTGGACAATTCGGAGCAGCTGTGTTTGCAGGCGGCGCATTAGTCCCGCCAGGTGTGGTTGCACTCGTGGTTGCAGCACTTGTAGAACGTGGTCATGGGCTCGTCGGCCGACCGCGTCTGGATTTGCATAAAGTACGCCCGCTTATGGCTGCACGTTGGACACTCCGCATCCGTCGAGTCCACGTTCTCCCAAGCCGCTTTGCCGCCCAGAACGTGGTCCACCTCCTGCAAGACAAAGCCGATAGTATCACAAATACCACCCAAATTGCATCATCCAGCGGCAACCGCCGATTTTACCTTGAGGCGAGGGAAGGTCTTTGTGGAGATCTTACGCCTGATTTTCGATATGTAGGGGCAGGTGTTGCACGTGAAGCGGTGGCAATTCGTGTCCTCCTCAATAATCAGTATGTTTCCGCACGACGGGCAGAAAAACAACATAATTCCTGAGAATCCGAGTTTGTTTTCTATTGAGCACGTTGAGCGCTCCTTCGCAGTGTGGCCATATCCaatgtttaaatgtaactGGTTTAAGTATACCACAAAAATACCGAGATTAATGTATTTTTGGTCAAATTACAACCGTCTCCACTATCCGCTATCTGCACTAGAATTATAGCTAATAATTTATTCACAGCTGATGGCGAATTAGATATTAGATCTTGTCAGACGGGTTGAAAATGGCATCAGTAATATTAAGCAAATATTGTCATTGATATATAGCCCATTGGTTGGATCAGTATTTCCCTCAAATTGTTTACCTTTGAAAGAATATTTAGCTTTTATgggtaaaattaatttgttttgttcaaaaaataacaccaaaatatataaaacgtTGTGATagcaaacagaaaatataaataaattccagGAGTGCCCTGTTTAATATTGCGGTGCCTATGCCGGTGATCTGGCAGCACTAGTTTTCCAAAGTCAGAACACAAAATAACAGTTTTCCACGAAAACATAAGGTTGTTATTTGCCACCCAATGACAACCCAATGCTCCAATCATTTTCAGATGCCAAAAATCTAACAAATCGGCGAAAAACATATATTCTGTACAAAAAAGTATGACCAgttacaaacatttaaaatatgtttgcgTTATCTGGCCACTTTTGCGAGGCGTTTTAGTATTCAAGGGGTTAAGAACGTTGACCACACTGCCCCCACTACTTTAATCGCAACCAACTTCACTTACTTTACTTTTCTAAAAAACGTGTAGCGAGCAACACCTCGTTCAAAAAACATTGACTAAAAtgtaagtaattaaaataaacaagacaGGGATTGCAGCAAATATAACTGCGAATAGAGTTCGTTTGGCTTGTTTGCAGAACTCAATGTTGCAAGATCAATTTGAGATAAGCAGGGAAATGCACTTTACCACTTGCAACTCAAATTGCAGTCACGTGGTTTAGCATCCTTTGCCGtctcaacaaatttaaaatggaattaaagccatacctaACGATGCAATCATTTACTTTGCAGGTGATTCGGTCATCTTTGGGTGCTTCGTGCATACGCTGGCAATTGTGAATTGGTGAGttgagtatttaaataaacattaaatatatttcaatgcGAACATGAGTCGCTGGTGTAAAGAAAGTCAACTTTAGCTAGTGCTTTTTACTTGTTCGTAGATAAAATTTACTTTGCCCAAGCATAACCCAAATTTTGTATACCCGAATTTGCGGTGCATATTCTCTTCGTGAAGCCGACATTTTCTCTACCTTTAACGATgttatttttagtatttagcCAATTACTAATTCCAAAATCCTATTTTTACAGAAACAAAATGGAGTTGGAATCTCCCAACACGTGCTTTACCGAAAAAGGATGAAAATGGTAGGTATTCATACTAacgcttttaaaaattaagtcaTTCTATGATGATTTATTATTCTATTTTCTGACATCTCTTATGAACCGTTGTGATTCAAATCAGTTATAACTAATTCTGAAGTTGTCcattaaaaccatttaattaaattttttgtagcCATTACTTATGAAAACTGTTACTTGCAGATCCATCGTTCAAATTTTGGGTTCATATGGCGCTATTCAGTCAGCGTGGAGGTTTAAATGATCCAGAAGTTTAAATGGTAATTTGCattcctaaataaataatatataataaaataaactcttAGAACTATCTGATGAATGAAACTTACACCATCTTTCGACTGAAAAATGTATTGATGCTATACAAGTTTTCACTGAATTTTTATCGCAACtcaaagaattttgtatttaaaaaccaagtttttctagtttttaattaatgcgcttattttatttgcagtgGGAACGACACTGGATTTAACCATCCCATGACAAAATTTGGCCTAGAATTCTCATGAAAaggtaattttgttttaagtttaaaaacacatctaaaatcagaattgtctttatcaattaatttttataaataacaactAAACCTTACGTTTAAAGATGTTTGCATATAATATTGTGATGAATGAAACTTACACCATCTTTCGACTGAAAAATGTATTGATGTTATACAAGTTTTCACTGattttatatgaaaatgtcacattttttatcttaaattcatttttttggcTCAAATTTaccaattatttaaatttcttatattGCAGTAAGGCTGGATTTTCAGATTAGATGAGCAATTTAAAACCACTTCATTGAAAAGGTGaatattaattaactttaaaatcaaaacctAAATTCAATGATGCTTTAATTTTCTGACATCTCTAATGAACCGTTGTGattcaaactttttaatacaattaactGATGactctcaaaaataattttttatttagtttgcGCGTATTTTACTAAAATCGATTTTCCCTCATTTTTTACAGACTATTCAAGTTGTATGAGAACAAAACCCAATGAAGCAGAATATTTCTGAAAGGAAAGAAACTTGATCCAAGGTTAGTAATAAACCATTTTGGTTGAAAAAAAGAATGAAGACTTCAATGATGATAACTAAACCATTCACAGACAACATATAAAGGTTAGGCTCTGACAAACttcttcaatatttttttggagatAGGGAGTCTTGCTTAACTGGTTATGGGCCCTGGTTAAAAAATTGGCACTGAgcttcttaaaatatataagaatttattaattatctGGGCAATGTAACTGATGTTGCCTGTTTTTATCTTTGCAGGTTTGGAATCCTCGGAGAAAACTTTATGTTAAAAACCAtaccaataaataaaaagctcttcttgaaatgttaaaaatcgttttttacTAAATTTGCTCGCTCCCGTAGGGCCAGTTCCTGGTCCTGCTTGGCAATCATTCGCTCGCCCTTGGACTTTTTGCCTATGCCCAGCTTGGGCAATCCCCTATTCAGACCCTCGAGAAGGACACACGCCTTGCAGGGCTGCTGTGAGGAAACGAAGCCACAGCGAGTGCATATGCCACGCACTGGTTTCTTCACGGTGTCCTTGAATCGCAGTTGCTCGCCGGAGTAGATGATGTCCATGATAACCGAAGGTCGCACCTTCTCCAGATCTTTGAGAAAGGCTCGGGCATGGCCGCGATACGCATTGGGGGCAAATACACATTCCGTGGAGAAGTAGACAAGCTTCTTGTAGTGGGCATACATCACGATCTCCTTCTCGTAGCTGTATTTTAGGGGCTTCACACGTGGAATGGAATCCTCGCCGCCGCCGGTCCGAATGTCTGTGCAGCGACGCAGGCGTGCCGTGTCCCCACGAAGCACATTCATCAGCACCGTCTCCGCAATGTCGTCAGCGTTGTGGCCCGTGGCTATGCTGTCCACGCCCAGCAGCTTGGCTCCTCGATCTAAGGCCTGTCGGCGGAAGACCCCGCAAAAGGTGCAGTTGTTGGAGCGCCCGATCTGACCCACAATGCGGTCCATTGTCCAGCCGTAGAGCTCCTCGTAGGACAGGATCTTCAGGGGCATCTGGTAGTCGTCACGGTTCTGCTTGACCGTCTCCAAACTGTCGTCCCGATAGCCAGTGATGCCCTCGTCAATGGAAAGGAGCACCAGTTCCAGGCCATAATCGTGTCGTTCGTTTAGCAGTTTCAAGCTGAAAGAAATGGACGTGATTAAAGAGGTGGAATAAGGGAAAATCTACAACATACACATGCGCCAGGACAGTGGAATCCTTGCCTCCGCTGGCCGCCACGGCCACCTTCTCACCACGCCGAAACAAATGGCTGGAGGAGATCGTGTGATGGATTTCCGCCTCGAAGGCGGCAAAAAAGCACTCCTTGCACAGGGCATCGCCGGTTTTCGGTCGCTATAGGTTCACATTATTAATAGGATTAACTGAGCATAGATAATTTGACAACTCACCTTCAAAGCAGCCCGGTTTCCGCACTGCGACTTGCAGTTTATGGgcattttaatacaaatttaacacACAATTTGCTGGAAGCCAGCTGTTGCACTTTCAACACTGAACAGCACTGGCTTTTCCCACAAGCTGCCCAACACTTGGCATagtacagaaaaaaataaacaattgtaTTTACAATGAGTGGCGGAAAGGAGCTAAAAGCCTTGATTAAGGACATCCGGGAGACGTTAAAGCTGGGCAAGCATGCGGAGGCCATACCCAAGTGCCAGGTAATGTGACCGCTGCAGGGTCCTGCAATTGCGCATTATTCTAATGAGATTTATTGCAGCGTCTGCTAAAATCGGATCCCAAGAATGCCATGGGCTACTTGTTGCTCGGGGCCGCCTACCAGAATATAGACAAGGCGGAGGCGGCCAAGAACCTGAGGCAGTGCATCGAGTTCACGGAGGGACCCGCCACCGCCGCTCTACTGGGTCTGGCCAACTGCGCTCCCAGCAACGAGCTGCCGGAGATCTACGATCAACTGGCGGATCTGAAACCGTAAGGAATTAGTCATAGAACCACCTTTGGATGATTCCTGTGTCTTATTTGaagcaatttataattttattgtctttagttatatattttgagGCTACAAGACCGTTTAAATGTCTACTTAGTCAGATTAGGAATGGTATAAATAACACAtggattttatgtttttgtataacaagagtagatttttaattaaatctattaataatattttatatttttacgtTACAGAAGCTGACCTTAACtttagattttttaagaaatttttaaactaatttctATAATTTCTTGCAGATGAAATGGGcacaacattaaattttttgttaaagtattaactaacaaacaaaactaattcttaatttattagAGACCAATCCTTGGACTTTTTGGAGAAGCTTTTCAACTTGACTTCTGATTCGACTGTGGCACCCGCTTGCTTTGCTGTATTAAAAAAGAGAGTTAAAAACCCAGAGAACAAAAATTATGGCAAAATCCTGGAATACCTGGCACGCATTTGGTTCGCCAACGATTTTGAAGTCGCACCAGAAGATTCTGAACTTGTACGTAACGTAACCTCATCATAAGCTTATTAATAGTGATACCCCCTAATCCAAAGTATAAAACAACGATGGAAGCTCTGCTGGCCAGCGGTGATTCAAATGCCAAGAGCGTCGTCTACAAGCGCTACCTTAAGTGGCTCTACAAGGAGAAGGATTTTGTGGCCTGTATTCGGCACGCCTGCAACATGGTCGTATCTCATCCCAAGGATGTCTACGGCTTCGAGTGGATATGCAAGACGTACTGCGAAAACCATGATCAACCAAACCGAGATCTCTGGCAGCAGGAGTTGAGGCATCCCATCCAGGTGTACGCTGAGCAACTGCTGCAACTAAATCCGAACTCCAACTTGGCCCTGTTGATCAACGCAC is a genomic window containing:
- the LOC128255031 gene encoding transcription factor MafG gives rise to the protein MDAKRERKSSLAPLSPCPIPDITDDDLVSISVRDLNRTLKMRGLNREEIVRMKQRRRTLKNRGYAASCRIKRIEQKDELETKKSCEWTELEQMHEDNEQVRREVGNWKNKYKALLQFAIQNEIPIPSELEGC
- the LOC128255029 gene encoding mitochondrial inner membrane protease subunit 2 isoform X2, with translation MAFRFFGKSLLYALPLGVTFLDCVGYVARVDGESFPALNPVPDEKDYVFLLRWGTHNSQVERGDIISLISPKDPAQKIIKRVVGLQGDVVSTLGYKHEIVRVPEGHCWVEGDHTGHSMDSNTFGPVALGLMSARAVAIVWPPERWRVLENELPRRRRPIQASKNTSNYYN
- the LOC128255018 gene encoding cytoplasmic tRNA 2-thiolation protein 1, with the translated sequence MPINCKSQCGNRAALKRPKTGDALCKECFFAAFEAEIHHTISSSHLFRRGEKVAVAASGGKDSTVLAHVLKLLNERHDYGLELVLLSIDEGITGYRDDSLETVKQNRDDYQMPLKILSYEELYGWTMDRIVGQIGRSNNCTFCGVFRRQALDRGAKLLGVDSIATGHNADDIAETVLMNVLRGDTARLRRCTDIRTGGGEDSIPRVKPLKYSYEKEIVMYAHYKKLVYFSTECVFAPNAYRGHARAFLKDLEKVRPSVIMDIIYSGEQLRFKDTVKKPVRGICTRCGFVSSQQPCKACVLLEGLNRGLPKLGIGKKSKGERMIAKQDQELALRERANLVKNDF
- the LOC128255034 gene encoding DNA-directed RNA polymerase III subunit RPC10; this encodes MLFFCPSCGNILIIEEDTNCHRFTCNTCPYISKIRRKISTKTFPRLKEVDHVLGGKAAWENVDSTDAECPTCSHKRAYFMQIQTRSADEPMTTFYKCCNHECNHTWRD
- the LOC128255029 gene encoding mitochondrial inner membrane protease subunit 2 isoform X1, whose amino-acid sequence is MWPGWMAYLCSPALNPVPDEKDYVFLLRWGTHNSQVERGDIISLISPKDPAQKIIKRVVGLQGDVVSTLGYKHEIVRVPEGHCWVEGDHTGHSMDSNTFGPVALGLMSARAVAIVWPPERWRVLENELPRRRRPIQASKNTSNYYN
- the LOC128255023 gene encoding LOW QUALITY PROTEIN: threonylcarbamoyl-AMP synthase (The sequence of the model RefSeq protein was modified relative to this genomic sequence to represent the inferred CDS: deleted 1 base in 1 codon), with protein sequence MRRLQTQLLRIVQAHHKSTRMQHRVSELNTPVCPVGDEAALQLARQCLLSGQVIALPTDTVYGLACDANNEAAIQRLYEIKGRDEHKPVAICVHNIAALRRFGQAAHLSDELLTRLLPGPLTIVIERTPKLSNRFLNPSTSKIGIRVPDFKFMRDLCAVWHEQPLALTSANRSSAPSSLEVSEFRSLWPQLGAVFDAGQIGLTEERRLASTVIDLATPGYYEIVRAGVALKQTLALMEAFGIQSRKML